Within Anguilla anguilla isolate fAngAng1 chromosome 11, fAngAng1.pri, whole genome shotgun sequence, the genomic segment CAAattttctcattaaaaaaaaacgtttttgaaCGTATCTGCTGGCGTGCTGCGTGTCCTGCGTCCAATACTCCTCCTCTATGCCCGATACAAATGCAGCGCAACTACTCTGCCAAATGCAGAAACTGAAACTGACGGACAGGAAAGGCACCGCTCCCTCTCCGTGTTCTCTGGCAATTTTACGCACATCACCTCTCCTTCTTTGAGCTTCGGAAGCCTCCTTGAAACATTGTATAGTTTCTTCTGAATTTCAGTTCGcgtgttttatttcttatacATTTCGTTTTTGATAAAAATGGATCAGAATACCACACTGAGTGAGCGCAAGTTCTTTTACTTTCGCATTTTAGCGCAAAAACTCCTGGCATCTGGGAACCACTCCATGATGCCATACGACAACGATACCGAATCTCCGCTGGACAACAATCTGGATCTGGACGTGAACACGGATATCTACTCCAAAGTCGTGGTCACCGTGATATACATCGCACTCTTTGTGATAGGATGTCTGGGGAACTCCATAACACTCTACACTTCACTAATGAAGAAGTCTCTACAGAACCTACAGAGCACTGTCCACTATCACCTTGCAAGCCTCGCAGTATCCGACCTCCTAATTCTCGTTTTGTGCATGCCCATCGAGCTGTATAACTTCATCTGGGTCCACCACCCGTGGGCATTCGGTGAAGCGGTCTGTAAAGGGTACTATTTCCTAAGAGACGGCTGCTCTTATGCCACTGTGCTCAACATTGCCAGCCTCAGCGTCGAGCGCTACATGGCTATCTGCCACCCGTTCAAAGCTAAGAGTATCATGTCTCGCAGCCGCACCAAGAAGCTGATCAGTGGCATGTGGGTGGCATCGTTCCTTCTGGCCACGCCGATGCTTTTCACTATGGGTCAGCAAAACGCCGGAAGTGAGAAGATCTGCACCAGTATCGTATCCCCCGTAACGACCAAGATCGTACTGCAGGTGGGTGTTAGACTGGTCTATTTGGAAACGTTCAGGCTATGTTATTTCTCTTACTGGCACCATAATGTACAGTTCTGATCTTtgctattttaaatataaacccactttgaaaatacaaaaattcacAATTGCAAATTGATCTGTGATAGAAATGGCTTTATAATGTTATGAactaatcacattttaaattgttcattCTTTTATAAAGAATTGTTATAAATGtaccaaaacaattatttaaaggGTTGTGCCTGGTAAACCTTAAATTTAACATATTGTTCACCGACAAGAGTAATATTTGTATGTTGCATGCCCTGAACTGTAGGAATTATAAGAACAGTGAACTTCCATTGTAAATAGTAGGGTACTGTGACTGTGAGATGATTGTTGTGATCAATGGGTTACGGTTGCTTCCGCTGCTACTATTTATTGACGTCATCGCTGTTAGTTTGAAGCAGGGAAATAAGCTTAATTAATTCATCGATAATAAAGTGTGCTGTGGATTGTATTAAATATGTCGAACATTGTTAGTTGCTTGTGGTGTTGGACATAGACAGTTAATAGACCTATATCTGAAAGCAGTTTgatgattttacatttttacaattacGGTTAATTTTGGCCAGCAAAGTGCTGTGGAAGCCACCAACGTAATGCTTATTACCACACTTATTTCCTCCTGGCATAAGTAGGTAGGCTTACGCATTGTACTCTCAATACGTTCACATGGAAACTGGAAAATTGTGGTGTACACTCCAGGATATCCAGTTGTACTTGATGACAATAATTGGACTTGCCATTGTATAGACTTGTCGCTGTTCCACAACACTCAGAATACACCTATCTGCTTTTAACCCGTTCTGACTTCATACAAACATATTAGCTCATATTCGGTCCAGTAATCAAAATATTAAAGCTTTTTATGCAAGCCGTGCCTTTAAGAATTTTGTTCAACCCATCTGCTACAGTTAGATGCTCATTCCAGATTTGTATTGTGCCAGCACTTGGCCCCAGATTTTGTCTAACTACGATGTGCTTTGCCCTTGGCACAAAGTTATATTTGTTAGTCAAGAAGCAAAGTTAAGAACAAAGTAACTGCTGCCTAGCCATCAGTCAACAGAAGTACACTAACCTTTCAttgactcactcacacacacacacacacacacacatgctgtgaGGATCAAATAATGTGAAGGGCCACAAAACATTCTTCATCCATCAATTGCCAAAGAAAGTTATTTAGCATGTGAATAACTTGCTGGGAGTAagtgttttcagtttaaatagCCAGGTTGTCAAGACGATGacaacgtgtgtgtgttcttatcTGTGTCATGATGATAGCCCTGGTATTTTTCCCAGGTCCACAGGAGACAGGTCCACATTGGGCCCTCATTTCTGCAC encodes:
- the ntsr1 gene encoding neurotensin receptor type 1, whose amino-acid sequence is MDQNTTLSERKFFYFRILAQKLLASGNHSMMPYDNDTESPLDNNLDLDVNTDIYSKVVVTVIYIALFVIGCLGNSITLYTSLMKKSLQNLQSTVHYHLASLAVSDLLILVLCMPIELYNFIWVHHPWAFGEAVCKGYYFLRDGCSYATVLNIASLSVERYMAICHPFKAKSIMSRSRTKKLISGMWVASFLLATPMLFTMGQQNAGSEKICTSIVSPVTTKIVLQINALLSFVVPMAAISALNGIIASQLLRMFRQAAQDSHVCIIGGNPTMLSVSVEPNRAQSLQHGVRVLRAVVLAFVVCWLPYHARRLMYCYVTVWTNSLYDFYHYFYMVTNVLFYVSSVVNPVLYNLVSDKYREVFFSTFCHMYLPCHRKKQTRVLTRHSNSFSSNHTMSTNIVKETVY